One window from the genome of Oryza glaberrima chromosome 3, OglaRS2, whole genome shotgun sequence encodes:
- the LOC127767461 gene encoding uncharacterized protein LOC127767461 isoform X2 translates to MSHPGKFVSVNLNRSYGQPAPSHHGARPSRPSASSGGGGGGGGGGGMVVLSRSRGSSVSKPQPPKLSVPPPLNLPSLRKEHERFDGAAAAAGGGAASAPVRSGAPTAGWTKPAPAVEKPLPPASVPLPGGRPRPPPYGFPEKAAAAAVVLRGEDFPSLKAAVAPPPPPPAQRHKDADGVRVATPETRPPLGMRPQVTPSRAAEPLSSTGGTGTGDHVSAEKAQRNDLGPLPLVRLRYDSDWADDERDTGLTLPERDSRERGFGRSEPAVAGRDIYGGMRDPFKKEPFVKDLIASSKEGGQDAAWRSPMSSQQDRERTDGRPYSAGRGSSAQSSYRESMNGDASKDSWNTSREPGVRVYGQNGAEPYRNARVGETPGERYGNISNNWYRGNPFQNSFVSKVQPFPGNKGPLNNEPPANFGREKRLTGTPAKPLIEDGGFDSITAVNLSAIKKKKEAAKPADFHDPVRESFEAELDRILRLQEQERQRVLEEQARAREIVRKQEEERERLIREEEERQRLVEEEARHAAWLAEQERLEAAKRAEEQRIAREEEKRKAAIEEERRKEGARKKLQELEARIARRQAESNIRDGDLASCINDELLPGAVKDKDVPQSANTDDRHDFDRMGERINTSASSESSSNNRYNDTVPRVHTLRDGHSSLVDREHAHFSGRTSFQDQESAHYSPRRETFTARRGNYPKKDSYDGFATVTVRPSSRGRTNDSPWASEEYHHGRAPRWDAPRENDRFDKQSDFDTEFFSSDRFGDPAWLPSSSHEGPNRHQGEKMFHSSEDNEFPFTRPRYSMRQPRVPPPPAVARSTVGPSTQHANSSFVESGLRESSSREEHTMQTEYGRVYQEASHQHGTSAEGIGLDEQQNGDRENPILGSQSSVSVSSPPSSPPHVSHDEMDVSGDSPALPTSADGDRTVMSDIDHAASTLDAANTSRINTSSTVSHLEDDEWPSENNENRQKQDEYDEESNSYQEDEINEGDDENLDLDDEFAEGHSTHIEMEPVILGFDEGVQVEIPPNPEVELVSMKNTHSGVMEQQVGSSSVCPSDLVTEAEKALRNLALDQINALTDETNNEPSNSLVASAPGSKLHQAPSTDPIMPPASAVSGRSEVPVNLQFGLFSGPSLIPTPVPAIQIGSIQMPINLHNQINPSLSQVHPSPAPLFQFGQLRYVRPIAQNVQSVSQAMPSIHSSAPAPYILNQYGSSGLPNEINQHTHQNIPREAAQSSSIEKSVVSAANLSFMLQHSDSQKLGAPAINQMVDAEGFHNLLDRSSLGENMCRVSKPESHRNHDISLKRNYRPTSNNRESSQVNSDAKIVSGPKAPGAVPGGRGRKYGYAVKESNIRSTSSVDHSNKDSRGLQRRSRRNIRRTEFRVRENVEKNHIQDESFSHSEQNEKPYSNGTAREIPLKNPNRREGDKSFRANEAIDLSAGPSTCANYYSKTERSTHKAPSYERSHSGNKKSRAGGAIPEGDVNASSQAAVARVVRQQGIEIPVDADGFIEVRSKRQIMSVRRELREKENRSKMRIAKAPRKQHQVSLHSSSSPNLNKGTVSLAEPAKKASLDSVMAVESRVIDPAESSVALKGDKASMTPIGQPLVNAESHTNYYAKKPIHSQPSSDAVNSGKLVTSLSEENNKTMPISTPFNIGTWDNSQLNQQVMPLTQTQLEEAMKPGKFEQAGSGFSLEPNNALSPTLGSEKAFPSSASPINSLLAGEKIQFVTSPTVLPPVSRTITSGLGPPGSSRPDMKIDRNLPGDSNSTAILFDKETSTTKEPSPNSDDVEAEAEAEAAASAVAVAAISSDEIVGSGADATAASASDNKSFGNKNLAGLASGGQSSTDEPLSVALPADLSVDTPPMSLWHPLPSPQASGPMLSQFPGAQPSHFSCFEMNTMLGGQIFAFGPSDECAGSQGQQPQRSNALPSAPLGAWPQCHSGVESFYRPPTGFAGPFISPGGIPGVQGPPHMVVYNHFAPVGQFSQMGLGFMGTTYIPGDKQPDWKQNQGPPVVGVSQSDPNNQNMVPGQVSSPSVPTPVQHLRPTSIMPIPSPLTMFDIAPFQSSTDIQMQPCWPHMPVAPLHTVPLSVPLQQHPMDGTAAAQFVHNIQVDNKASSNNRFQEPSASVVPADNSKNIPNASATQFTDDLGLVEQPASTSSNAQTVQPSFARVGMISNEVPNSAKVMGRSSNTPNVNPGIATGVSNSNGSQVASMPSKPHQSSSSSGQQYQHQVNNQDRRSRVTQKTGAVNEWQRRSGYQGRNQNSGSDKNLGTGRMKQIYVAKSSSASGHAPSG, encoded by the exons ATGTCGCACCCCGGCAAGTTCGTCTCCGTTAACCTCAACCGATCCTACGGCCAGCCCGCGCCCTCGCACCATGGAGCCCGCCCCTCGCGCCCCTCCGCCTcatccggtggcggcggcggcgggggtgggggtggcggcATGGTCGTGCTCTCCCGCTCCCGTGGCTCCTCCGTGTCCAAGCCCCAGCCGCCCAAGCTCtccgtcccgccgccgctgaaCCTCCCCTCGCTCCGCAAGGAGCACGAGCGGttcgatggcgccgccgcggccgcgggcggcggggccgcctccgcgcccgtcCGATCCGGGGCGCCCACGGCCGGCTGGACCAAGCCCGCCCCGGCCGTCGAGAAGCCGCTGCCTCCCGCTTCCGTGCCGCTCCCTGGCGGCCGCCCCAGGCCCCCGCCCTATGGATTCCCGGAgaaggctgccgccgccgccgtcgtcttgcGTGGGGAGGACTTCCCTTCCCTGAAAgcggccgtcgcgccgccgcctccgccgcccgcgcaaCGTCACAAGGACGCTGATGGGGTGCGGGTCGCCACTCCGGAGACACGGCCGCCGCTGGGCATGCGACCGCAGGTGACGCCGTCTCGTGCCGCTGAGCCCTTGTCCTCTACTGGTGGCACCGGCACTGGTGATCATGTATCTGCGGAGAAGGCGCAAAGGAATGATTTGGGGCCACTTCCACTTGTCCGGCTTAGGTACGATTCCGACTGGGCTGATGATGAGCGTGATACGGGGTTGACCCTCCCAGAGCGTGACAGTAGGGAGAGGGGATTCGGTAGGAGCGAGCCTGCGGTTGCAGGCCGTGACATTTATGGGGGCATGAGGGATCCCTTCAAAAAAGAGCCCTTTGTAAAAGATTTGATTGCTAGCAGCAAAGAGGGTGGCCAGGATGCGGCGTGGCGATCTCCTATGTCGAGCCAACAAGATAGAGAACGGACAGACGGACGGCCATACAGCGCAGGGAGAGGAAGCAGTGCGCAATCATCTTATCGTGAAAGCATGAATGGTGATGCTTCCAAGGATTCCTGGAATACAAGTAGGGAGCCAGGTGTGCGTGTATATGGACAGAATGGGGCAGAACCGTATAGGAATGCACGTGTGGGGGAGACTCCTGGTGAACGTTATGGCAACATTTCAAATAACTGGTACAGAGGGAATCCTTTCCAGAATAGTTTTGTTTCCAAGGTGCAACCATTCCCTGGTAATAAAGGGCCTTTAAATAATGAGCCACCTGCAAATTTTGGCAGGGAGAAGCGTCTCACCGGAACCCCTGCGAAGCCTTTAATTGAGGATGGAGGTTTCGATAGTATTACAGCTGTTAATTTAAGTGcaataaagaagaaaaaggaggcGGCCAAACCAGCTGATTTCCACGACCCAGTAAGGGAATCGTTTGAGGCAGAGCTTGATAGAATCTTGAGGTTACAGGAGCAAGAAAGGCAACGTGTACTGGAAGAACAGGCAAGGGCCAGAGAAATTGTTCGGAaacaagaggaggagagggagagactaataagagaggaggaagagaggcaaCGGTTGGTGGAAGAAGAGGCAAGACATGCTGCGTGGCTTGCGGAGCAAGAAAGATTGGAAGCTGCTAAAAGAGCTGAGGAGCAGAGAATTGctagggaggaggagaaaaggaaGGCCGCTATTGAGGAGGAGCGGCGTAAAGAAGGTGCACGCAAAAAACTCCAAGAGTTGGAGGCAAGGATTGCTAGACGACAAGCAGAATCGAACATTAGGGATGGGGATCTTGCTTCATGTATCAATGATGAACTTTTGCCTGGAGCCGTGAAGGATAAAGATGTGCCACAATCTGCTAATACTGACGACAGACATGATTTTGATAGAATGGGTGAGCGCATCAATACCTCTGCATCATCGGAGTCCTCTAGTAACAACAGGTACAATGATACAGTTCCAAGAGTGCACACTTTGAGAGATGGACACTCATCGCTTGTTGATAGAGAACATGCACATTTTAGTGGAAGGACATCATTTCAAGACCAGGAAAGTGCTCACTACAGTCCACGGCGTGAAACTTTCACTGCAAGGAGGGGAAATTACCCTAAGAAAGATTCTTATGATGGTTTTGCGACTGTGACAGTCAGGCCATCTTCGAGAGGCCGGACTAACGATTCACCTTGGGCATCAGAAGAGTACCATCATGGAAGGGCTCCAAGGTGGGATGCACCAAGGGAGAACGATAGGTTTGACAAGCAATCTGACTTCGACACTGAGTTTTTTAGTAGCGACAGATTTGGAGATCCAGCTTGGCTGCCCAGTAGTTCACATGAGGGCCCCAATCGTCACCAAGGAGAGAAGATGTTTCATAGCTCTGAGGATAATGAGTTCCCTTTTACAAGGCCCCGTTACTCGATGCGGCAACCACGTGTACCCCCACCCCCAGCTGTGGCCAGAAGTACGGTTGGTCCTTCCACTCAACATGCGAATTCTTCTTTTGTGGAAAGTGGGTTGAGAGAGAGTTCTAGTAGGGAAGAGCATACTATGCAGACCGAATATGGACGTGTATACCAAGAGGCATCTCACCAGCATGGGACATCAGCTGAAGGCATTGGTCTCGATGAACAGCAAAATGGGGATAGGGAAAACCCTATATTGGGCTCACAATCTTCTGTGTCTGTTTCGAGCCCTCCTAGTTCACCTCCACATGTTTCACATGATGAGATGGATGTTTCTGGTGATTCACCTGCGTTGCCAACTTCTGCTGATGGTGATCGAACTGTGATGTCTGACATTGACCATGCGGCTTCAACCTTAGATGCAGCCAACACAAGCAGAATCAATACCTCAAGCACAGTTTCTCACTTGGAGGATGATGAATGGCCAAGTGAAAATAATGAAAATCGTCAAAAGCAAGATGAGTATGACGAAGAAAGCAATAGCTACCAGGAAGATGAAATCAATGAAGGTGACGATGAAAATCTTGACTTGGATGATGAGTTTGCAGAGGGGCATAGTACACATATAGAAATGGAACCGGTTATACTTGGATTTGATGAGGGTGTACAGGTTGAAATCCCCCCAAATCCTGAGGTTGAGTTAGTATCCATGAAGAACACACACTCAGGTGTCATGGAGCAGCAGGTGGGCAGTAGTTCAGTTTGTCCTTCTGACTTGGTTACTGAAGCAGAGAAGGCACTGCGGAATTTGGCTCTTGATCAAATAAATGCTTTGACAGATGAAACTAACAATGAGCCATCCAATAGCTTAGTAGCATCTGCGCCAGGCTCCAAGTTACATCAAGCACCTTCCACTGATCCTATTATGCCACCAGCTTCAGCAGTTAGTGGCCGGAGTGAAGTCCCTGTCAATCTCCAGTTTGGTTTATTTTCTGGGCCTTCTTTGATACCAACTCCTGTTCCAGCCATTCAGATTGGTTCCATTCAAATGCCTATAAATCTCCACAACCAGATTAATCCATCCCTATCTCAAGTACACCCTTCACCAGCTCCATTGTTCCAGTTTGGCCAGTTGAGGTATGTGCGCCCTATTGCCCAGAATGTTCAGTCGGTTTCTCAGGCGATGCCTTCAATTCATTCATCTGCACCAGCTCCTTATATATTGAACCAGTATGGTTCAAGTGGTCTCCCAAATGAAATTAATCAACACACTCACCAGAATATCCCAAGAGAGGCAGCTCAGTCCAGCTCTATTGAGAAATCTGTGGTGTCTGCAGCCAATCTTTCCTTTATGTTGCAGCattcagattctcagaagcttgGTGCACCTGCAATCAACCAGATGGTTGATGCAGAGGGATTTCACAACCTGCTGGATAGATCTTCCCTGGGGGAAAACATGTGCAGAGTTTCAAAACCTGAAAGTCACAGGAATCATGATATCTCTCTGAAGAGGAATTACAGACCTACTTCTAACAACAGAGAATCTTCTCAAGTTAATTCAGATGCAAAAATTGTGAGTGGTCCAAAGGCTCCAGGTGCTGTACCTGGTGGAAGAGGGAGAAAATACGGTTATGCTGTCAAGGAATCTAATATAAGGTCAACAAGTTCAGTTGACCATTCTAATAAAGATTCAAGAGGATTACAGAGGAGGTCTCGTAGGAACATAAGAAGAACTGAATTTAGAGTTCGGGAAAATGTCGAAAAGAACCACATTCAAGATGAGTCATTTAGTCACAGTGAGCAGAACGAGAAGCCATATTCCAATGGAACAGCAAGAGAAATTCCTTTGAAAAATCCAAACAGAAGGGAAGGTGATAAGTCATTTAGGGCTAATGAAGCAATCGATCTTAGTGCAGGTCCAtctacatgtgctaattattacaGCAAGACAGAGAGAAGTACACACAAGGCTCCATCTTACGAGAGATCTCATAGTGGGAACAAGAAATCGAGAGCAGGTGGTGCTATCCCTGAAGGAGATGTTAATGCTTCATCACAGGCTGCAGTTGCACGTGTTGTTAGGCAGCAGGGCATCGAAATCCCTGTTGATGCAGATGGTTTTATTGAAGTAAGGTCTAAGAGGCAGATCATGAGTGTCAGGAGAGAACTGAGGGAGAAAGAAAATAGATCCAAGATGAGGATAGCAAAG GCTCCCCGCAAACAGCATCAAGTTTCTCTGCACAGTTCTAGTAGTCCAAATTTGAACAAGGGAACTGTTTCTTTGGCAGAACCTGCAAAGAAAGCTTCTTTGGATTCTGTCATGGCTGTTGAAAGCAGAGTCATTGACCCTGCTGAATCATCTGTTGCACTGAAGGGTGATAAAGCTTCCATGACACCCATAGGGCAACCTTTGGTCAACGCAGAATCTCATACAAACTACTACGCAAAGAA GCCTATCCATAGCCAGCCATCCTCAGATGCGGTCAATTCAGGAAAGCTCGTGACAAGCCTATCTGAAGAAAACAATAAAACGATGCCCATTAGCACTCCATTTAACATAGGCACCTGGGATAATTCACAATTAAACCAGcag GTTATGCCAttaactcaaactcaacttgaAGAAGCTATGAAACCAGGGAAGTTTGAACAAGCTGGTTCTGGCTTTTCTTTGGAGCCCAACAATGCTCTGTCTCCCACACTAGGTTCTGAAAAAGCATTCCCTTCATCTGCTAGCCCTATTAATTCTCTTCTTGCCGGGGAGAAGATTCAGTTTG TTACCTCACCAACTGTACTGCCTCCAGTCAGCCGAACTATTACAAGTGGGCTTGGTCCTCCAGGTTCATCTAGGCCTGATATGAAGATTGATCGCAACTTGCCTGGTGATAGCAATAGTACTGCCATTTTGTTTGATAAGGAGACGTCTACAACAAAGGAACCATCACCAAACTCCGATGATGTTGAAGCTGAAGCTGAGGCTGAAGCAGCTGCCTCTGCTGTGGCTGTTGCAGCTATTAGTAGTGATGAGATAGTTGGATCTGGAGCTGATGCAACGGCAGCTTCTGCTTCAGACAACAAAAGTTTCGGCAATAAGAATCTTGCTGGATTAGCATCAGGAG GTCAATCATCCACAGATGAACCACTCAGCGTCGCTCTTCCAGCAGACTTGTCAGTTGATACTCCACCAATGTCCCTGTGGCACCCTCTGCCAAGTCCACAGGCATCAGGACCGATGCTTTCTCAATTTCCTGGTGCACAGCCATCCCACTTTTCCTGCTTTGAGATGAACACAATGTTAGGAGGGCAGATTTTTGCATTTGGACCAAGTGATGAATGTGCTGGTTCTCAGGGTCAGCAGCCTCAAAGAAGCAATGCTTTACCTTCAGCACCATTGGGAGCTTGGCCACAATGCCACTCTGGGGTTGAGTCATTTTATCGTCCTCCCACTGGGTTTGCTGGTCCTTTCATTAGCCCTGGAGGGATACCAGGCGTACAAGGTCCTCCACATATGGTGGTCTACAATCACTTTGCTCCTGTAGGGCAGTTTAGTCAAATGGGACTTGGTTTCATGGGAACCACTTATATTCCTGGTGACAAGCAGCCTGACTGGAAGCAAAACCAAGGACCTCCGGTTGTTGGTGTTAGCCAGAGTGATCCAAACAACCAAAATATGGTACCTGGTCAAGTAAGCTCGCCCAGTGTTCCTACTCCAGTACAGCATCTACGCCCAACCTCCATCATGCCAATTCCATCTCCACTGACCATGTTTGATATTGCTCCATTCCAG TCATCTACAGATATACAGATGCAGCCTTGTTGGCCACATATGCCTGTAGCACCACTACACACCGTCCCATTATCAGTGCCACTACAGCAGCATCCAATGGACGGCACAGCTGCAGCGCAGTTTGTTCATAACATCCAAGTGGACAACAAAGCGAGTTCGAATAACCGGTTCCAGGAGCCCTCTGCTTCTGTTGTTCCAGCAGATAACAGCAAGAACATTCCAAATGCATCTGCTACTCAGTTCACAGATGATTTAGGCCTTGTTGAACAGCCAGCCTCCACAAGTTCAAATGCTCAAACTGTTCAGCCTTCGTTTGCCCGGGTAGGCATGATCAGCAATGAAGTCCCAAACAGTGCCAAAGTTATGGGTAGGTCGTCGAACACACCAAATGTTAACCCTGGGATTGCTACAGGGGTCAGCAACTCAAATGGAAGTCAGGTTGCCAGCATGCCTTCCAAGCCCCAccaatcttcatcatcatcggGTCAACAGTACCAACATCAAGTTAATAATCAAGATCGTCGGTCTCGGGTGACCCAAAAGACTGGAGCTGTCAATGAATGGCAACGCCGTTCAGGATACCAGGGAAGGAATCAAAATTCCGGTTCTGACAAGAACTTGGGCACTGGTAGGATGAAGCAGATCTATGTTGCAAAATCATCATCAGCAAGTGGCCATGCCCCATCTGGTTAG